One segment of Brassica napus cultivar Da-Ae chromosome C3, Da-Ae, whole genome shotgun sequence DNA contains the following:
- the LOC106346494 gene encoding uncharacterized protein LOC106346494 isoform X2, with product MSDYGEKTCPLCAEEMDLTDQQLNPCKCGYQICVWCWHHIMDMAEKDQSEGRCPACRTPYDKEKIVGMTVDPERLNSEGNMDRKKTHKSKLKPSEGRKQLANVRVVQRNLVYIVGLPIELADEDILQRKDYFGQYGKVLKVSMSRTASGLIQQFPNNTCSVYITYAKEEEAVRCIQSVHGFILDGKGLKGCFGTTKYCHAWLRNVACNNPECLYLHEVGSQEDSFTKDEIIPAHTRVQQITGATNTLQNRSGSLLPPPLDAYCSDSSTAKPIAKVPSTTVTAASSSPPSGSSVRSTALPAAASWGTRITNQQSLAISAASNGSLDKHRSTSENGTLAMPTAKAAHSHVSTSNTLQKPPHKEESRTLAQKSKPGMLKPSQNNILVDPGSKRTVSPNRDPSSNQVSCIVESSYDSRVVEEPSAVENSFDSTNEISEDVPNVSNLAAEVAWMGITTNAKDEDPGVPVASGAYCDQGSIRKPGNNVPDLEQCRNNPPTNTGAEADVSQNRIPGSSGEWDWRSDLQSQLQVNSALEVDGLSSINSSRRDVQAVSHSTYRCTSSSSILDSVHTAYRPFQTRETSGGFYSHTGSSFEIGSDRVHHPNEFSETSRSGSSMQHSLFANTEGRNNIQSAENDIISNILDFDPWDESLTMPPNFAKLLGQSDHRGSSLEQSNLLKQRNDQSRFSFARHEESNNQAYDNNNNNNTYSIYGQLSRGQPIQEFGVNRDIYHDKFRSQNGFASNHSGGYEQFTASPGFSSYKSPAVRSQVSAPPGFPAPSKLPPPGFLSHERANMSSDFVSGTRLHDSSSSVIRNAYHVPPPSSNLNTAGDIEFIDPAILAVGRGRIQNAMENGAEFDMRSGFYSQLNSFEKEARLHQLLAQRSQAAQQQQQVNVNNFTPSVSDHYFLLNKQWP from the exons ATGAGTGACTACGGTGAGAAGACTTGCCCTTTGTGTGCAGAGGAGATGGATCTCACCGACCAGCAATTGAATCCTTGCAAATGTGGCTATCAG ATTTGTGTTTGGTGTTGGCATCACATAATGGACATGGCCGAGAAAGATCAATCTGAAGGGCGTTGTCCTGCTTGCCGCACTCCCTATGACAAGGAAAAAATTGTCGGGATGACTGTTGATCCCGAGAG ACTGAACTCTGAAGGGAACATGGATCGCAAAAAGACACACAAGTCAAAATTGAAACCTTCTGAAGGGAGAAAGCAACTAGCCAATGTCCGAGTGGTTCAGAGAAATCTTGTTTACATTGTCGGGTTGCCCATTGAACTAGCAGATGAAGAT ATCCTCCAGCGTAAAGACTATTTTGGTCAGTATGGAAAGGTTCTTAAGGTTTCCATGTCCAGGACAGCATCCGGTCTCATCCAACAGTTCCCTAACAACACATGCAGTgt ATATATCACTTATGCTAAAGAGGAAGAGGCTGTCAGATGCATTCAGTCTGTTCATGGGTTTATCTTGGATGGTAAAGGACTGAA GGGATGTTTTGGGACAACCAAGTATTGTCATGCGTGGTTAAGAAATGTG GCATGCAACAATCCTGAGTGCCTCTATTTGCATGAGGTTGGTTCCCAAGAGGATAGTTTTACAAAAGATGAGATCATACCTGCCCATACAAG AGTTCAGCAAATCACTGGAGCAACAAATACTCTGCAAAACCGTTCAGGGAGCTTGCTACCTCCACCATTGGATGCTTATTGCAGTGACAGTTCTACTGCAAAACCAATTGCAAAAGTTCCTTCTACT ACTGTCACTGCAGCATCTAGTTCTCCACCTAGTGGGAGCTCTGTTAGATCTACTGCCCTTCCTGCTGCAGCATCATG GGGGACTCGTATAACAAATCAGCAATCTTTGGCAATTTCAGCTGCGTCAAATGGATCTTTGGACAAGCATAGATCTACATCGGAAAATGGAACTTTGGCTATGCCTACTGCAAAGGCAGCTCATTCGCATGTATCCACTAGTAACACTCTTCAGAAACCACCTCACAAGGAAGAAAGTCGAACATTGGCTCAGAAAAGCAAACCGGGTATGTTGAAGCCTTCGCAGAATAATATTCTAGTTGATCCTGGGTCCAAGAGAACTGTATCACCTAATAGAGATCCGAGTAGTAATCAAGTATCCTGTATAGTAGAATCTTCCTACGATAGCAGAGTCGTCGAGGAGCCTTCAGCTGttgagaattcttttgatagTACAAATGAAATCTCTGAAGATGTACCTAATGTTAGTAACTTGGCGGCTGAGGTTGCATGGATGGGGATAACTACAAATGCTAAAGATGAAGACCCTGGTGTTCCAGTGGCTTCCGGTGCTTATTGTGATCAAGGTTCTATTAGAAAACCTGGTAACAATGTACCAGATCTTGAGCAGTGCAGAAACAATCCTCCTACAAACACTGGTGCAGAAGCTGACGTATCACAGAATAGGATTCCTGGTTCAAGTGGAGAGTGGGATTGGAGATCAGATTTGCAATCCCAGTTGCAAGTCAACTCAGCGTTGGAAGTGGATGGTCTATCATCGATCAATAGTAGTAGGCGTGATGTACAGGCTGTTAGCCACTCCACTTATAGGTGTACTTCATCAAGTTCCATCCTGGATTCAGTTCATACTGCTTATCGTCCTTTCCAGACCAGGGAAACCTCTGGTGGATTTTATTCACATACAGGGTCCTCCTTTGAAATAGGTAGCGATAGAGTGCATCATCCAAATGAATTTTCTGAGACTTCCAGATCCGGTTCCAGTATGCAGCATTCTCTATTTGCTAATACTGAAGGCAGGAACAACATTCAGAGTGCAGAGAATGATATAATTTCAAACATTTTGGACTTTGACCCCTGGGATGAATCCTTGACTATGCCACCCAATTTTGCAAAGTTACTTGGCCAGAGTGATCATAGGGGCAGTTCTCTGGAACAGTCTAACCTTCTAAAGCAGCGTAATGACCAGTCCAGATTCTCTTTTGCTCGGCATGAAGAATCAAATAATCAAGCATatgacaataataataataataatacctaCAGCATATATGGGCAGTTGTCAAGAGGTCAGCCTATCCAGGAGTTTGGAGTGAATCGGGATATCTATCATGATAAGTTCAGGAGTCAAAATGGTTTTGCTTCTAATCATTCTGGTGGATATGAACAGTTTACTGCTAGTCCTGGATTCTCTTCTTACAAAAGTCCTG CTGTGAGGTCCCAAGTTTCTGCTCCTCCTGGATTTCCTGCTCCCAGCAAATTACCTCCTCCTGGTTTCCTTTCACATGAAAGAGCGAACATGTCATCTGATTTCGTTTCAG GAACTCGTTTGCATGACTCGTCGTCCTCTGTGATAAGGAACGCGTATCATGTACCACCTCCAAGTAGCAATTTGAATACTGCAGGAGACATAGAGTTTATTGATCCAGCAATTTTAGCGGTTGGAAGAGGAAGAATCCAGAATGCGATGGAAAATGGAGCAGAGTTTGATATGAGATCAGGGTTCTATTCTCAGCTAAATTCCTTTGAGAAGGAGGCAAGACTTCATCAGTTGTTGGCGCAGAGGTCTCAGGctgcacaacaacaacaacaagtcaATGTTAACAACTTTACTCCTTCAGTCTCAGATCATTATTTTTTACTAAACAAACAATGGCCTTAG
- the LOC125583165 gene encoding uncharacterized protein LOC125583165 — protein MRHHLTEELRNQYLHIENPRDLWTELKSRYAMVLLPKVKHEWMSLRFQDFETVAEFHFALSRVVYQLRLCGEEVTDNDVLFKTYSTFHPEDLLLKHIYIERGSTTYNDLISCLTVIENDKVLKRNSEMRYPDTNETDIDQDESKGAVSNITQGVAGMSID, from the coding sequence ATGCGCCATCATCTTACTGAGGAACTGAGAAATCAGTATCTACatattgagaatcctcgtgacctttggacagaATTAAAGTCTAGATACGCTATGGTATTATTACCAAAGGTCAAACATGAATGGATGAGTCTCAGATTCCAAGACTTTGAGACAGTGGCCGAGTTTCATTTTGCCTTGTCCAGGGTAGTGTACCAACTGAGATTATGTGGAGAAGAGGTAACAGATAATGATGTTCTATTCAAGacatactccacattccatccagaaGATTTGTTGTTAAAACATATCTACATAGAAAGAGGTTCTACCACTTACAATGACCTGATCTCTTGCCTAACGGTGATTGAGAATGACAAGGTACTAAAGAggaacagtgagatgagatacCCTGATACAAATGAGACCGATATagatcaggatgaatccaaGGGAGCCGTGTCCAATATAACTCAAGGAGTGGCCGGCATGTCTATTGACTAA
- the LOC106346494 gene encoding uncharacterized protein LOC106346494 isoform X1 — protein sequence MFDFSFPDLKNPNSVSFRDRLGFTDSEFEKSEYQTMSDYGEKTCPLCAEEMDLTDQQLNPCKCGYQICVWCWHHIMDMAEKDQSEGRCPACRTPYDKEKIVGMTVDPERLNSEGNMDRKKTHKSKLKPSEGRKQLANVRVVQRNLVYIVGLPIELADEDILQRKDYFGQYGKVLKVSMSRTASGLIQQFPNNTCSVYITYAKEEEAVRCIQSVHGFILDGKGLKGCFGTTKYCHAWLRNVACNNPECLYLHEVGSQEDSFTKDEIIPAHTRVQQITGATNTLQNRSGSLLPPPLDAYCSDSSTAKPIAKVPSTTVTAASSSPPSGSSVRSTALPAAASWGTRITNQQSLAISAASNGSLDKHRSTSENGTLAMPTAKAAHSHVSTSNTLQKPPHKEESRTLAQKSKPGMLKPSQNNILVDPGSKRTVSPNRDPSSNQVSCIVESSYDSRVVEEPSAVENSFDSTNEISEDVPNVSNLAAEVAWMGITTNAKDEDPGVPVASGAYCDQGSIRKPGNNVPDLEQCRNNPPTNTGAEADVSQNRIPGSSGEWDWRSDLQSQLQVNSALEVDGLSSINSSRRDVQAVSHSTYRCTSSSSILDSVHTAYRPFQTRETSGGFYSHTGSSFEIGSDRVHHPNEFSETSRSGSSMQHSLFANTEGRNNIQSAENDIISNILDFDPWDESLTMPPNFAKLLGQSDHRGSSLEQSNLLKQRNDQSRFSFARHEESNNQAYDNNNNNNTYSIYGQLSRGQPIQEFGVNRDIYHDKFRSQNGFASNHSGGYEQFTASPGFSSYKSPAVRSQVSAPPGFPAPSKLPPPGFLSHERANMSSDFVSGTRLHDSSSSVIRNAYHVPPPSSNLNTAGDIEFIDPAILAVGRGRIQNAMENGAEFDMRSGFYSQLNSFEKEARLHQLLAQRSQAAQQQQQVNVNNFTPSVSDHYFLLNKQWP from the exons ATGTTCGATTTCTCATTTCCGGATCTCAAGAACCCTAATTCTGTCTCTTTTCGGGATCGTTTGGGTTTTACTGATTCAGAATTTGAAAAATCT GAGTATCAGACCATGAGTGACTACGGTGAGAAGACTTGCCCTTTGTGTGCAGAGGAGATGGATCTCACCGACCAGCAATTGAATCCTTGCAAATGTGGCTATCAG ATTTGTGTTTGGTGTTGGCATCACATAATGGACATGGCCGAGAAAGATCAATCTGAAGGGCGTTGTCCTGCTTGCCGCACTCCCTATGACAAGGAAAAAATTGTCGGGATGACTGTTGATCCCGAGAG ACTGAACTCTGAAGGGAACATGGATCGCAAAAAGACACACAAGTCAAAATTGAAACCTTCTGAAGGGAGAAAGCAACTAGCCAATGTCCGAGTGGTTCAGAGAAATCTTGTTTACATTGTCGGGTTGCCCATTGAACTAGCAGATGAAGAT ATCCTCCAGCGTAAAGACTATTTTGGTCAGTATGGAAAGGTTCTTAAGGTTTCCATGTCCAGGACAGCATCCGGTCTCATCCAACAGTTCCCTAACAACACATGCAGTgt ATATATCACTTATGCTAAAGAGGAAGAGGCTGTCAGATGCATTCAGTCTGTTCATGGGTTTATCTTGGATGGTAAAGGACTGAA GGGATGTTTTGGGACAACCAAGTATTGTCATGCGTGGTTAAGAAATGTG GCATGCAACAATCCTGAGTGCCTCTATTTGCATGAGGTTGGTTCCCAAGAGGATAGTTTTACAAAAGATGAGATCATACCTGCCCATACAAG AGTTCAGCAAATCACTGGAGCAACAAATACTCTGCAAAACCGTTCAGGGAGCTTGCTACCTCCACCATTGGATGCTTATTGCAGTGACAGTTCTACTGCAAAACCAATTGCAAAAGTTCCTTCTACT ACTGTCACTGCAGCATCTAGTTCTCCACCTAGTGGGAGCTCTGTTAGATCTACTGCCCTTCCTGCTGCAGCATCATG GGGGACTCGTATAACAAATCAGCAATCTTTGGCAATTTCAGCTGCGTCAAATGGATCTTTGGACAAGCATAGATCTACATCGGAAAATGGAACTTTGGCTATGCCTACTGCAAAGGCAGCTCATTCGCATGTATCCACTAGTAACACTCTTCAGAAACCACCTCACAAGGAAGAAAGTCGAACATTGGCTCAGAAAAGCAAACCGGGTATGTTGAAGCCTTCGCAGAATAATATTCTAGTTGATCCTGGGTCCAAGAGAACTGTATCACCTAATAGAGATCCGAGTAGTAATCAAGTATCCTGTATAGTAGAATCTTCCTACGATAGCAGAGTCGTCGAGGAGCCTTCAGCTGttgagaattcttttgatagTACAAATGAAATCTCTGAAGATGTACCTAATGTTAGTAACTTGGCGGCTGAGGTTGCATGGATGGGGATAACTACAAATGCTAAAGATGAAGACCCTGGTGTTCCAGTGGCTTCCGGTGCTTATTGTGATCAAGGTTCTATTAGAAAACCTGGTAACAATGTACCAGATCTTGAGCAGTGCAGAAACAATCCTCCTACAAACACTGGTGCAGAAGCTGACGTATCACAGAATAGGATTCCTGGTTCAAGTGGAGAGTGGGATTGGAGATCAGATTTGCAATCCCAGTTGCAAGTCAACTCAGCGTTGGAAGTGGATGGTCTATCATCGATCAATAGTAGTAGGCGTGATGTACAGGCTGTTAGCCACTCCACTTATAGGTGTACTTCATCAAGTTCCATCCTGGATTCAGTTCATACTGCTTATCGTCCTTTCCAGACCAGGGAAACCTCTGGTGGATTTTATTCACATACAGGGTCCTCCTTTGAAATAGGTAGCGATAGAGTGCATCATCCAAATGAATTTTCTGAGACTTCCAGATCCGGTTCCAGTATGCAGCATTCTCTATTTGCTAATACTGAAGGCAGGAACAACATTCAGAGTGCAGAGAATGATATAATTTCAAACATTTTGGACTTTGACCCCTGGGATGAATCCTTGACTATGCCACCCAATTTTGCAAAGTTACTTGGCCAGAGTGATCATAGGGGCAGTTCTCTGGAACAGTCTAACCTTCTAAAGCAGCGTAATGACCAGTCCAGATTCTCTTTTGCTCGGCATGAAGAATCAAATAATCAAGCATatgacaataataataataataatacctaCAGCATATATGGGCAGTTGTCAAGAGGTCAGCCTATCCAGGAGTTTGGAGTGAATCGGGATATCTATCATGATAAGTTCAGGAGTCAAAATGGTTTTGCTTCTAATCATTCTGGTGGATATGAACAGTTTACTGCTAGTCCTGGATTCTCTTCTTACAAAAGTCCTG CTGTGAGGTCCCAAGTTTCTGCTCCTCCTGGATTTCCTGCTCCCAGCAAATTACCTCCTCCTGGTTTCCTTTCACATGAAAGAGCGAACATGTCATCTGATTTCGTTTCAG GAACTCGTTTGCATGACTCGTCGTCCTCTGTGATAAGGAACGCGTATCATGTACCACCTCCAAGTAGCAATTTGAATACTGCAGGAGACATAGAGTTTATTGATCCAGCAATTTTAGCGGTTGGAAGAGGAAGAATCCAGAATGCGATGGAAAATGGAGCAGAGTTTGATATGAGATCAGGGTTCTATTCTCAGCTAAATTCCTTTGAGAAGGAGGCAAGACTTCATCAGTTGTTGGCGCAGAGGTCTCAGGctgcacaacaacaacaacaagtcaATGTTAACAACTTTACTCCTTCAGTCTCAGATCATTATTTTTTACTAAACAAACAATGGCCTTAG
- the LOC106346495 gene encoding DDB1- and CUL4-associated factor 8 isoform X2 gives MLWNLLNGTRTLTYPSGHCENVFQTKFIPFTDDRTIITSGADGQVRLGQILENGKVETKRLGRHHGRVYKLAVLPGDPNVFYSCGEDGFVQHFDIRSSTPTTVLYSSPFTHGCRRHHSSSRIRLNSIAIDPRNPHYLAVGGSDEYARVYDTRRVQLAPVCRHIVPDAPVNTFCPRHLRETNSVHVTGLAYSKASELLVSYNDELIYLFEKNMGFGSSPVGISAEKLQEMEEPQVYTGHRNAQTVKGVNFMGPNDEYVMSGSDCGHIFIWKKKGGKLVRAMLGDRRVVNQLESHPHITFIASCGIERSVKLWTPVSNDVMSLPENIEKVTESNRVGREEQSRVTLTPEVIMHVLRLQRRQTSAFTERRYVLTDVDGDEENEAQFISGLVAGDDDSSERECNVS, from the exons ATGCTCTGGAACTTGTTGAATGGAACCAGGACACTGACTTATCCTTCCGGCCACTGTGAAAATGTGTTTCAGACTAAGTTCATACCCTTCACAGATGACCGGACCATCATAACATCTGGTGCCGACGGACAA GTAAGACTTGGTCAGATCCTGGAAAATGGTAAAGTGGAGACGAAAAGACTCGGGAGGCACCATGGTCGCGTGTACAAGCTTGCTGTTTTGCCTGGAGATCCTAACGTATTCTATAGCTGCGGCGAAGATGGTTTTGTTCAACAT TTTGATATACGAAGCAGCACTCCCACCACGGTTTTGTATTCCTCTCCGTTCACACACGGATGCAGGAGACATCACTCCAGCAGTAGAATCAGACTTAATTCTATAGCCATAGATCCCAGGAACCCACATTATCTTGCGGTTGGGGGTTCCGACGAATACGCACGAGTTTACGACACCAGAAGAGTACAGTTAGCTCCCGTATGTCGCCACATCGTACCAGACGCCCCTGTCAACACCTTTTGTCCTCGTCATCTCCGAGAAACCAACAGCGTTCACGTCACGGGATTGGCATATTCCAAAGCCAGCGAACTACTGGTCTCTTACAACGACGAGCTCATTTATCTGTTTGAGAAAAACATGGGTTTCGGTTCGTCCCCCGTTGGTATCTCTGCAGAGAAACTACAGGAAATGGAAGAACCACAGGTGTATACAGGTCACCGCAACGCGCAAACGGTTAAAGGAGTGAACTTTATGGGTCCAAATGATGAATACGTGATGAGTGGTTCAGACTGTGGTCACATTTTTATATGGAAGAAGAAAGGAGGTAAGCTTGTTCGGGCGATGTTGGGTGATAGGCGAGTGGTGAATCAGCTCGAGTCTCACCCGCACATAACGTTTATTGCGTCCTGCGGGATTGAAAGAAGCGTTAAGCTCTGGACGCCAGTGTCAAACGATGTTATGTCTCTCCCAGAAAACATCGAAAAG GTAACGGAATCGAACAGGGTAGGAAGAGAAGAGCAGTCGAGGGTGACATTGACCCCTGAAGTAATCATGCATGTTCTGCGGCTACAGAGACGTCAGACATCGGCTTTTACAGAGAGGAGATACGTTTTGACTGACGTGGACGGTGATGAAGAAAATGAAGCTCAGTTTATTTCAGGGTTAGTAGCTGGCGATGATGACTCTTCAGAAAGAGAGTGTAATGTCAGCTAA
- the LOC106346495 gene encoding DDB1- and CUL4-associated factor 8 isoform X1: MAKRIGSDEGFAEIFNREVGFSHPRSISRRISASEGIVKKLDLYGKLNGHEGCVNAVEFSSTGDILVSGSDDRQIMLWNLLNGTRTLTYPSGHCENVFQTKFIPFTDDRTIITSGADGQVRLGQILENGKVETKRLGRHHGRVYKLAVLPGDPNVFYSCGEDGFVQHFDIRSSTPTTVLYSSPFTHGCRRHHSSSRIRLNSIAIDPRNPHYLAVGGSDEYARVYDTRRVQLAPVCRHIVPDAPVNTFCPRHLRETNSVHVTGLAYSKASELLVSYNDELIYLFEKNMGFGSSPVGISAEKLQEMEEPQVYTGHRNAQTVKGVNFMGPNDEYVMSGSDCGHIFIWKKKGGKLVRAMLGDRRVVNQLESHPHITFIASCGIERSVKLWTPVSNDVMSLPENIEKVTESNRVGREEQSRVTLTPEVIMHVLRLQRRQTSAFTERRYVLTDVDGDEENEAQFISGLVAGDDDSSERECNVS, encoded by the exons ATGGCGAAACGAATAGGAAGCGATGAAGGGTTCGCGGAGATATTCAATAGGGAGGTGGGCTTCTCTCATCCGAGGTCAATATCTCGTCGAATCTCCGCCTCTGAG GGGATAGTGAAGAAACTCGATCTATACGGGAAGTTAAATGGGCATGAAGGATGCGTCAATGCTGTGGAGTTCAGTTCCACTGGAGATATTCTTGTTTCGGGCTCTGATGATCGACAAATCATGCTCTGGAACTTGTTGAATGGAACCAGGACACTGACTTATCCTTCCGGCCACTGTGAAAATGTGTTTCAGACTAAGTTCATACCCTTCACAGATGACCGGACCATCATAACATCTGGTGCCGACGGACAA GTAAGACTTGGTCAGATCCTGGAAAATGGTAAAGTGGAGACGAAAAGACTCGGGAGGCACCATGGTCGCGTGTACAAGCTTGCTGTTTTGCCTGGAGATCCTAACGTATTCTATAGCTGCGGCGAAGATGGTTTTGTTCAACAT TTTGATATACGAAGCAGCACTCCCACCACGGTTTTGTATTCCTCTCCGTTCACACACGGATGCAGGAGACATCACTCCAGCAGTAGAATCAGACTTAATTCTATAGCCATAGATCCCAGGAACCCACATTATCTTGCGGTTGGGGGTTCCGACGAATACGCACGAGTTTACGACACCAGAAGAGTACAGTTAGCTCCCGTATGTCGCCACATCGTACCAGACGCCCCTGTCAACACCTTTTGTCCTCGTCATCTCCGAGAAACCAACAGCGTTCACGTCACGGGATTGGCATATTCCAAAGCCAGCGAACTACTGGTCTCTTACAACGACGAGCTCATTTATCTGTTTGAGAAAAACATGGGTTTCGGTTCGTCCCCCGTTGGTATCTCTGCAGAGAAACTACAGGAAATGGAAGAACCACAGGTGTATACAGGTCACCGCAACGCGCAAACGGTTAAAGGAGTGAACTTTATGGGTCCAAATGATGAATACGTGATGAGTGGTTCAGACTGTGGTCACATTTTTATATGGAAGAAGAAAGGAGGTAAGCTTGTTCGGGCGATGTTGGGTGATAGGCGAGTGGTGAATCAGCTCGAGTCTCACCCGCACATAACGTTTATTGCGTCCTGCGGGATTGAAAGAAGCGTTAAGCTCTGGACGCCAGTGTCAAACGATGTTATGTCTCTCCCAGAAAACATCGAAAAG GTAACGGAATCGAACAGGGTAGGAAGAGAAGAGCAGTCGAGGGTGACATTGACCCCTGAAGTAATCATGCATGTTCTGCGGCTACAGAGACGTCAGACATCGGCTTTTACAGAGAGGAGATACGTTTTGACTGACGTGGACGGTGATGAAGAAAATGAAGCTCAGTTTATTTCAGGGTTAGTAGCTGGCGATGATGACTCTTCAGAAAGAGAGTGTAATGTCAGCTAA
- the LOC106349765 gene encoding glutathione S-transferase T3-like produces the protein MDPSNLRSQSSSYIGLLHSQQGSVFHENFPYESFHSSVNFGESQTFPAFSSQQSQDAPVETPVQTPAARVVRRKWNPADDEVLISVWLNTSKDAIVANEQRSGAFWKRVAAYYASSPHGREDGVREHGCCKKRWHRINEDVNKFCAAYSAAERQMSSGETNTDVLKKAHDIFFSDQEHKFTLEHAWCVLRYEQKWLSLNTPTAGGVSKRKNVEINSQTSTNEGVKAAKAKRNSG, from the coding sequence ATGGATCCAAGCAATCTTCGTAGCCAGTCCTCTAGCTACATAGGACTGCTTCACAGTCAACAAGGTAGCGTTTTccatgaaaactttccttatgaaAGTTTTCATTCTAGTGTTAACTTTGGAGAATCACAGACTTTTCCGGCTTTCAGTTCACAACAATCTCAAGACGCACCAGTAGAGACACCAGTACAGACACCAGCAGCCCGTGTTGTAAGACGCAAATGGAATCCAGCAGATGACGAGGTACTGATCAGTGTGTGGCTTAACACTTCCAAGGATGCTATTGTTGCAAATGAGCAGAGGTCGGGGGCCTTCTGGAAACGGGTTGCTGCTTATTATGCATCAAGTCCTCATGGAAGAGAGGATGGTGTGAGAGAGCACGGTTGTTGCAAGAAGAGGTGGCACAGAATCAATGAAGATGTTAACAAGTTCTGTGCCGCATACTCGGCAGCAGAGCGACAAATGAGCAGTGGTGAGACTAACACTGACGTTCTGAAGAAGGCGCATGACATTTTCTTCTCTGATCAAGAGCACAAGTTCACACTTGAACATGCTTGGTGTGTGTTGAGGTATGAACAGAAGTGGCTCAGCCTTAACACACCCACGGCTGGTGGCGTTTCGAAGAGGAAGAATGTGGAGATAAATTCCCAAACTTCTACCAACGAAGGTGTCAAGGCTGCTAAGGCTAAAAGAAATTCGGGTTAA